A part of Rhodamnia argentea isolate NSW1041297 chromosome 8, ASM2092103v1, whole genome shotgun sequence genomic DNA contains:
- the LOC115738175 gene encoding protein CNGC15b-like → MFSFSLFRYLVWRSKQAKKYIIVISTVPEIIYSLQLLEASLYHEMNTNSQEKLAENTKMACGDRNTIVRVRDESVSVGLPTMKQYSTSSLNQNEGTRSRNLALLKSTSQKAGKYLKSKVLRRVFSEDYEKVKNKIRDPRGQTVQSWNRIFLTACLIGLFMDPLFFYVPSVDDNYLCFYDGFGLKILLIVIRSIADVFYIIQVIIRFNTAFIAPSSRVFGRGELVIDYRKIALRYLRSRFWIDLYVALPLPQVLIWAIIPSLGGSTTTKTKNMLLFVIFFQYVPRVFLILPLRLQISNAGGGLTKKAWEGAAFNLMLYMLASHVSGACWYLLSIERQVSCWRMACDQENPPCQYSFFDCRYAQDPGRVTWYASTNVTTLCNGGGTGSPIQFGIYFNGVTNAIGSCKFFSKYFYSLWWGLNNLSCMGQNLEFTSSTYVAELLFTIAVAILGLVLFTLLIGNMQQYLQTANNQLEQWRLKRIDTEQWMHHRHLPPELRESIQTYDEYRWVATRGVDEESLLKDFPMDLRRNIKRHLCFDLVRRVPLFNQMDERTLDAICERLKPLLCTGNMYLVREGDPVREMFFLFRGHLDSWTTNGGRTGFYNSSRLIPGDFCGEELLTWALDLRPSIVLPSSTRTVKAVKEVEAFSLAAEDLKFVASQFRRLHSRELRHKFRFYSHQWRTWAACFIQSAWRRYKKLKEEAKLRESEEGVNQKLRPTRSFWDVYATELIQSTRRDEKKQAGSTSDAVNTIQKPVDLDFAEEH, encoded by the exons atgttttctttttcactctTTCGCTATCTTGTCTGGCGAAGCAAGCAAGCAAAGAAATATATTATTGTCATTAGTACCGTTCCTGAGATTATATATTCATTGCAGTTGCTCGAGGCCTCGTTGTACCACGAAATGAATACTAATTCACAGGAAAAATTGGCAGAGAATACAAAAATGGCCTGTGGCGATAGAAATACAATTGTAAG AGTAAGAGATGAATCCGTTTCCGTGGGACTGCCGACCATGAAGCAATACAGCACAAGCAGCCTAAATCAGAATGAGGGCACCCGGAGCCGAAACTTGGCCTTGTTGAAGAGTACCAGCCAGAAGGCTGGTAAATACTTGAAATCCAAAGTTCTGCGCAGAGTGTTCTCTGAGGACTATGAGAAGGTGAAGAACAAGATTCGCGATCCGAGAGGTCAAACTGTTCAAAGTTGGAACAGAATCTTCTTGACGGCTTGCTTGATCGGTCTATTCATGgaccctcttttcttttacgtGCCATCTGTTGATGACAATTATCTGTGCTTTTATGATGGATTTGGCCTCAAGATCCTCCTGATAGTCATACGATCGATCGCAGATGTCTTTTACATTATTCAAGTCATTATTCGGTTTAACACGGCTTTCATTGCACCCTCTTCCCGGGTGTTTGGAAGAGGGGAGCTTGTTATAGATTATAGAAAGATCGCGTTAAGATACTTGCGGAGCCGCTTCTGGATCGATCTTTATGTAGCACTCCCTCTTCCTCAG gtattaATCTGGGCAATAATTCCTTCACTTGGGGGTTCGACCACGACAAAAACGAAGAACATGCTCCTGTTCGTCATCTTCTTTCAGTATGTACCAAGAGTTTTTCTTATACTTCCACTTCGGTTGCAAATTAGTAATGCCGGTGGTGGATTAACAAAGAAAGCATGGGAAGGGGCTGCATTCAACCTGATGCTCTACATGTTGGCCAGTCAT GTTTCAGGAGCTTGCTGGTATCTTCTTTCAATTGAGCGACAAGTGTCTTGCTGGAGGATGGCCTGTGATCAAGAAAATCCGCCATGCCAGTACAGTTTCTTCGACTGTCGTTATGCACAAGACCCTGGTAGGGTCACCTGGTATGCGTCTACCAATGTCACAACTCTGTGTAATGGAGGCGGTACTGGTAGCCCCATTCAATTTGGCATATATTTCAATGGTGTGACTAATGCTATTGGAAGCTGCAAATTCTTCAGCAAGTACTTTTACAGTCTCTGGTGGGGTCTGAACAACCTGAG CTGCATGGGGCAGAACCTTGAATTCACATCAAGCACTTATGTTGCAGAATTACTTTTCACAATCGCCGTTGCGATTCTTGGACTTGTTTTATTTACCCTGCTCATCGGAAATATGCAA CAATACCTTCAAACTGCAAACAACCAATTGGAGCAATGGAGGCTCAAGAGGATAGATACAGAGCAATGGATGCACCATAGACATCTACCTCCAGAGCTGAGAGAGTCTATACAGACGTATGACGAATACAGGTGGGTGGCAACGCGAGGTGTTGACGAAGAATCCCTTCTAAAGGACTTCCCGATGGACTTGCGCAGAAATATCAAGCGCCACCTTTGCTTCGATCTAGTTCGACGC GTGCCACTATTCAATCAAATGGACGAGAGGACACTAGACGCAATATGTGAGAGGCTGAAGCCTCTTTTGTGCACAGGAAACATGTACTTAGTACGCGAAGGTGATCCGGTCCGAGAAATGTTCTTCCTGTTCCGGGGGCATCTTGACTCCTGGACAACCAATGGTGGGCGCACAGGATTCTACAACTCAAGTCGTCTAATCCCCGGTGACTTCTGTGGTGAAGAACTGCTAACATGGGCCCTTGACCTGCGCCCAAGCATAGTCCTCCCCTCTTCCACCCGCACGGTCAAAGCTGTGAAAGAAGTGGAAGCGTTTTCTCTTGCTGCTGAGGACCTAAAGTTCGTCGCCTCGCAATTCAGAAGACTACACAGCAGAGAACTGAGGCACAAGTTTAGGTTCTACTCGCACCAGTGGCGTACATGGGCTGCGTGTTTCATTCAATCCGCATGGCGCCGTTATAAAAAGTTGAAGGAGGAGGCTAAGCTAAGAGAGAGCGAAGAAGGTGTGAATCAGAAGTTGAGACCTACGAGGTCGTTTTGGGACGTGTATGCGACGGAGCTGATACAGAGCACCAGAAGGGATGAGAAAAAACAAGCAGGTTCAACTTCTGATGCTGTGAACACAATTCAGAAACCAGTGGACCTGGATTTTGCGGAGGAACATTAG
- the LOC125312501 gene encoding protein CNGC15b-like, translated as MSILNSRSRFVGIEDESLSVKLPTVKQARVSSLNLNEDATHRNLGLESTDRSLKSKVLCNVFSEDYDKVKNRIFDPRGQTIRRWNRVFLTACLVCLLVDPLFFYVPSVDGDHLCLYDGLGLKILLTIVRSVADVLYIVQIIVRFNTAFVAPSSRVFGRGELVIDSTKIAFRYLCDRFCIDLYAALPLPQVLVWAIIPNLSGSTTTKTKNVLLFIIILQYLLRLFLIIPLRLEISNAGGGLAKKAWARAAFNLMLYLLASHVSGACWYLLSVGRQESCWRMACNQEKPSCQYDFFDCRHVHDPARVSWYRSTNVTGLCSGSNTNSPIRFGIYAVAVTNSLASCKFFSKFLYCLWWGINNLSCVGQNLEFTATTYVAELIFCIAVAILGLLLLAQLIGNIQEYLQAASNQIEQWRLKKTDTEQWMHRRHLPPQLRQSVRTYYQSKWVATRDVDEEALLREFPVDLQRNVKRHLCFDLVRRVPLFNQMDEGMLDAICERLKPVLCTGNMYLVREGDPLQDMFFIIRGHLDSSTTNGGRTGFFNSCRLGPGDFCGEELLTWALDPRPSNALPSSTRTVKALKEVEAFSLAPKDLKFVASQFRRLHSKELRHRFRFYSHQWRTWAACFIQSKWRRHRRSKEEAELREEGDGRAAKLKHSRSFWDVYARELIESTRRDEKRQAGSGSEPVDVIQKPVDLDFGEEYEIEDLMTASKSNLSTPVYNQGSN; from the exons ATGAGCATTCTCAATTCAAGGTCAAGATTTGTGGG AATAGAAGATGAATCCCTTTCTGTCAAACTCCCAACAGTGAAGCAAGCCAGGGTGAGTAGCCTAAATCTGAATGAGGATGCCACACATCGTAACTTAGGCTTGGAGAGTACCGACAGATCCTTGAAATCCAAAGTTTTGTGCAATGTGTTCTCTGAGGATTATGACAAGGTGAAGAATAGGATTTTCGACCCGAGAGGTCAAACCATTCGTAGATGGAACAGGGTTTTCTTGACAGCTTGCCTGGTCTGTCTACTCGTGgaccctcttttcttttacgtGCCTTCGGTCGATGGAGACCATCTGTGCTTATATGACGGACTAGGACTCAAGATCCTCCTAACAATTGTCAGATCTGTTGCCGATGTCCTTTACATTGTTCAGATTATTGTTCGGTTTAATACGGCTTTTGTTGCACCCTCTTCCCGAGTGTTTGGGAGAGGAGAGCTTGTGATAGACTCTACAAAGATAGCGTTCAGATACTTGTGTGACCGCTTCTGCATCGACCTCTATGCAGCACTCCCCCTTCCTCAG GTGTTAGTTTGGGCAATAATCCCAAACCTCAGCGGTTCGACCACGACAAAAACGAAAAACGTGCTCCTGTTCATCATTATCTTGCAGTACCTGCTAAGACTTTTTCTCATAATTCCCCTGCGGTTGGAAATTAGTAACGCCGGTGGTGGATTGGCAAAGAAAGCATGGGCCAGGGCTGCATTTAACTTGATGCTCTACCTCTTGGCAAGCCAT GTTTCAGGAGCTTGTTGGTACCTCCTCTCTGTTGGGAGACAAGAGTCTTGCTGGAGGATGGCCTGCAATCAAGAAAAGCCATCGTGCCAGTACGACTTCTTCGACTGTCGCCATGTCCATGACCCGGCTAGGGTTTCCTGGTACAGGTCAACCAACGTAACAGGTTTGTGCAGCGGAAGCAATACCAATAGTCCCATTCGATTTGGCATATATGCTGTTGCTGTGACTAATTCTCTTGCAAGCTGCAAATTCTTCAGCAAGTTCTTGTACTGCTTGTGGTGGGGTATAAACAACCTGAG TTGCGTAGGGCAGAACCTCGAATTTACAGCAACGACTTACGTTgcagaattaattttttgcatTGCGGTTGCGATTCTTGGGCTGCTTTTGCTCGCGCAGCTCATTGGAAATATTCAA GAGTACCTTCAAGCAGCAAGCAACCAAATCGAGCAGTGGAGGCTCAAGAAGACAGACACAGAGCAATGGATGCATCGCAGACATCTGCCTCCACAGCTGAGACAATCTGTTCGGACGTATTACCAATCTAAGTGGGTGGCGACTCGAGACGTTGACGAAGAAGCTCTTCTCAGAGAGTTCCCAGTGGACTTGCAGAGGAATGTCAAGCGCCATCTTTGCTTTGATCTAGTTCGACGT GTCCCGCTTTTCAATCAAATGGACGAGGGGATGTTGGATGCGATATGCGAGAGGTTGAAACCAGTTCTGTGCACTGGAAACATGTACCTAGTACGCGAAGGAGATCCGCTCCAAGACATGTTCTTCATAATCCGGGGGCACCTTGATTCCTCAACAACCAACGGTGGCCGCACAGGGTTCTTCAACTCATGCCGTCTAGGCCCTGGGGACTTCTGTGGCGAGGAGCTGCTGACGTGGGCCCTGGACCCTCGACCGAGCAACGCCCTGCCCTCGTCCACGCGGACGGTCAAGGCCCTCAAAGAAGTGGAAGCGTTCTCTCTCGCTCCCAAGGACTTGAAGTTCGTGGCATCGCAGTTTAGGAGGCTGCACAGCAAAGAGCTGAGGCACAGGTTCAGGTTCTACTCGCACCAGTGGCGCACGTGGGCCGCGTGCTTTATCCAATCCAAGTGGCGCCGCCATAGGAGGTCGAAGGAGGAGGCTGAGCTGAGAGAGGAAGGGGACGGCCGGGCAGCCAAACTGAAGCATTCGAGGTCGTTTTGGGATGTGTACGCAAGGGAGCTGATAGAGAGCACCAGGAGGGATGAGAAGCGACAAGCAGGGTCGGGGTCGGAACCTGTGGACGTGATACAGAAGCCGGTCGACCTCGATTTCGGGGAGGAATATGAGATTGAGGACTTGATGACAGCgtcaaaatcaaatctttccacTCCTGTGTATAACCAAGGATCCAACTAA
- the LOC115738327 gene encoding protein CNGC15b-like yields MGLRNPRSIRVHDEFELSELPTLRDDGSIRISHNNGRKQAYEPSFVENEDKKSQKNPTSLRAKVLYRVFSEDYERGKRKLLDPRGRTMQRWNRVFLAACLVSLFVDPLFFYLQVVWEEQCINIGVRLEVILTAVRSLVDIFYMIQIYIRFRTAYVAPSSRVFGRGELVIDPSKIARRYLRRGFWIDFIAALPLPQVLIWVIIPNLEGSTIANTKNVLRFIIIFQYLPRLFLIVPLTSQIVKATGVVTEQAWAGAAYNLILYLLASHVLGSCWYLLSIERQEACWKSVCSKEKSSCNYQFFDCHKVDDPARNAWFQSSNVTKLCRPSSEYYEFGIYGDAQMHILSSSPFVNKYFYCLWWGLKNLSSLGQNLSTSTYVGEIVFAIIIATLGLVLFAQLIGNMQRYLQSTTVRLEEWRVKRNDTERWMRHRQLPQELRQSIRKYDQYRWVATRGVDEESILQGLPMDLRRDIKRHLCLDLVRRVHLFDQMDDKTLDAICERLKPALCTEGTFLVREGDPVNEMLFIFRGHLDSYTTNGGRTGFFNSCHIGPGDFCGEELLTWALDLNPSIILPSSTRSVKALSEVEAFALRADDLKFVASQFRRLHSKQLRQKFRFYSHHWRTWGACFIQAAWRRFKRRKELAQLMARESSLAFSEARTQSSKSGWGVYDTEMGCSSTGSFHQHSGSSPSMVSALQKPAEPDFSVDVD; encoded by the exons ATGGGTTTACGTAACCCGAGATCCATAAG AGTTCACGACGAATTCGAATTGTCCGAGCTCCCGACTCTTAGAGACGATGGATCCATTAGAATCTCGCACAACAATGGTAGGAAGCAAGCATATGAACCAAGTTTCGTGGAGAACGAGGACAAGAAGTCACAGAAGAACCCGACTTCCTTGAGAGCAAAAGTACTCTACAGAGTCTTCTCCGAGGATTatgagagagggaaaagaaaacttcTGGATCCCCGAGGGAGGACGATGCAGCGGTGGAACAGAGTTTTCTTGGCGGCGTGCTTAGTTTCGCTCTTCGTCGATCCTCTGTTCTTTTACTTGCAAGTAGTGTGGGAGGAACAGTGCATAAACATTGGAGTGCGCCTCGAAGTCATCCTCACCGCCGTCCGATCGCTGGTCGACATCTTTTACATGATACAGATTTACATTCGGTTCCGTACGGCTTATGTGGCGCCTTCTTCCCGTGTTTTCGGGAGAGGAGAACTCGTAATTGATCCTTCAAAGATTGCACGAAGGTACTTAAGGAGAGGCTTTTGGATCGACTTCATCGCCGCGCTCCCACTTCCTCAG GTGTTGATATGGGTGATCATCCCCAATCTTGAGGGTTCGACAATCGCCAATACGAAAAATGTGCTTCGCTTCATTATTATCTTCCAGTACCTCCCCAGACTCTTTCTTATCGTTCCTCTGACATCGCAAATTGTGAAGGCCACCGGTGTTGTCACAGAACAAGCTTGGGCTGGAGCTGCTTATAATCTGATTCTTTACTTGCTCGCGAGCCAT GTTCTGGGATCCTGCTGGTACCTCCTGTCCATTGAACGGCAAGAAGCGTGTTGGAAATCCGTGTGCAGCAAAGAGAAGTCATCTTGCAATTATCAATTCTTCGATTGTCACAAAGTCGATGACCCTGCCAGGAATGCTTGGTTTCAGTCGAGCAACGTCACAAAGTTATGCAGACCAAGTAGTGAGTATTACGAGTTCGGGATATATGGCGATGCGCAGATGCACATTTTGAGTTCTTCGCCATTTGTGAACAAGTACTTTTACTGCCTCTGGTGGGGCTTGAAGAACCTGAG TTCCTTGGGGCAAAACTTGTCGACGAGCACCTACGTTGGAGAGATCGTATTCGCCATCATCATCGCCACTCTTGGCTTGGTGCTCTTCGCACAGCTCATCGGCAATATGCAA AGATACCTCCAATCGACAACAGTCAGGTTAGAGGAATGGAGGGTAAAGAGGAACGACACCGAAAGATGGATGCGCCACAGGCAGCTACCACAGGAGCTGAGGCAGTCTATTAGGAAATATGATCAGTACAGGTGGGTCGCCACCAGGGGAGTCGACGAAGAATCTATTCTGCAAGGCCTCCCTATGGATCTGCGGAGAGACATCAAGCGACACCTCTGCCTCGATCTAGTCCGACGT GTACATCTGTTTGATCAGATGGACGATAAGACACTCGATGCGATTTGTGAAAGGCTCAAACCCGCCTTGTGCACCGAAGGAACGTTCTTGGTGCGCGAAGGTGATCCGGTGAACGAGATGCTCTTTATATTCCGAGGCCACCTCGACTCTTACACCACCAATGGGGGCCGCACCGGGTTCTTCAACTCTTGCCACATCGGTCCGGGAGATTTCTGCGGTGAAGAGCTGCTCACGTGGGCCCTGGACCTGAACCCCAGCATTATCCTACCATCATCGACCCGCTCGGTCAAGGCCCTCTCCGAAGTGGAGGCTTTCGCACTGAGGGCAGATGACTTGAAATTCGTGGCGTCGCAGTTCCGGAGACTTCACAGCAAGCAACTAAGGCAGAAGTTTAGGTTCTACTCACACCATTGGCGAACATGGGGTGCATGCTTCATACAAGCAGCATGGCGGCGATTTAAGCGACGCAAAGAACTCGCCCAGCTCATGGCCAGAGAAAGTTCCCTTGCTTTTTCCGAAGCCCGGACTCAATCTTCTAAGTCCGGATGGGGCGTGTACGACACAGAAATGGGCTGTAGCTCTACAGGGAGCTTTCATCAGCACTCGGGATCGAGTCCTAGCATGGTCAGTGCATTGCAGAAGCCGGCAGAGCCTGACTTTTCGGTCGATGTGGATTGA